The following proteins are encoded in a genomic region of Prosthecobacter sp. SYSU 5D2:
- a CDS encoding PPC domain-containing protein, producing the protein MMHSKFSLALAAGVLFSTVSFAQQVTLPLPRLLTVMPMGGQAGQEVEVKITGQNLEDVSALLFSSPKITASPAAGKPDTFVVKIAEDAQVDVYDVRVMSRLGISSSRAFSVSKLTETVRSKPNNTLETAMPMSLGSICNATMTKRAVDYYSFQGVKGQPVAVECAATGIDSQLTPVLVIADAKGADLKVNRTGGMIDFTPTEDGTYIIKVNDLTYQGGERHFYRLALQKGPAQPHPQTQMVSAMSWPPVGLASTAATAEAEPNNKDAQKITLPCDISGYFFPAADVDTFEFTAKKGETWWVEVGSERLGLNTDPFVLVQQVKDGKLSDVAEFYDMPPPMKVTSNGYSYDGPPYDAGSPDVLGKFEVKEDGTYRLQVRDLFGGTRNDPQNVYRLIVRQAAPDFSLAAWAVHMTLRNGDRAALSKPAALRQGDARAFEVVVQRRDGFDGDIDIHMEDLPQGVKAAGLKIAKGKTYGHLIIYADEDAPRGFSLARLMGKAVIDGKEVTRPVRVASMEWPVINAKAEIPAPRLMCDLPVSVTDSEQAPVTIATAEQKVFEAKVGEVLTVPLKLTWRNDFNGTSIKIKAYGEGFSALKDVEIPIKAATHDLKLDLAAMKIAPGEYTFVLQSLGICKYRYNPGAVPLAEAEQKKAADALAAAAAEAKALAATDVEAAKKAAEKQKQAEAAMTAATRKMTSVSKSANPADTVEIIISQPIHVSVKPGTPTTAGK; encoded by the coding sequence ATGATGCACTCAAAGTTTTCACTCGCACTCGCTGCCGGAGTTTTGTTCTCCACGGTCAGTTTCGCGCAACAGGTGACCCTGCCTTTGCCGCGCCTGCTGACGGTCATGCCCATGGGGGGACAGGCGGGGCAGGAGGTGGAGGTCAAAATTACCGGCCAGAACCTCGAGGACGTTTCCGCCTTGCTGTTTTCCAGCCCCAAGATCACCGCCAGTCCCGCAGCAGGTAAGCCGGACACCTTTGTGGTGAAGATCGCCGAGGACGCGCAGGTGGATGTTTATGATGTGCGGGTGATGTCCCGCCTGGGCATTTCTTCGTCACGGGCTTTCTCCGTGAGCAAGCTGACGGAGACGGTCCGCAGCAAGCCTAACAACACGTTAGAAACGGCGATGCCGATGAGCCTGGGCTCCATCTGCAACGCAACGATGACGAAGCGGGCGGTAGATTATTATTCCTTTCAGGGGGTGAAGGGCCAGCCGGTGGCCGTGGAGTGCGCGGCGACGGGCATTGACTCGCAATTGACGCCCGTGCTGGTCATCGCCGATGCAAAAGGGGCCGATCTCAAGGTGAACCGGACGGGCGGGATGATTGACTTCACGCCGACAGAAGACGGAACTTACATCATCAAGGTGAACGATCTCACCTACCAGGGCGGCGAACGCCACTTTTACCGCCTGGCCTTGCAAAAGGGACCTGCCCAGCCACATCCCCAGACACAAATGGTGAGTGCGATGTCCTGGCCTCCGGTGGGGCTGGCTTCCACGGCGGCCACGGCTGAAGCCGAGCCTAACAACAAGGATGCGCAGAAGATCACTCTGCCCTGTGATATCTCCGGCTACTTCTTCCCGGCGGCGGATGTGGACACCTTTGAGTTCACCGCCAAAAAAGGCGAGACCTGGTGGGTGGAAGTGGGCAGTGAGCGCCTCGGTTTAAACACAGATCCTTTCGTGCTTGTGCAGCAGGTGAAGGACGGCAAGCTCAGTGATGTGGCGGAGTTTTATGACATGCCACCGCCGATGAAAGTCACCAGCAATGGTTACTCCTACGACGGCCCTCCCTATGATGCCGGCTCGCCGGATGTGCTGGGCAAATTTGAGGTCAAGGAGGACGGCACCTACCGTCTGCAAGTGCGGGACCTCTTTGGCGGCACGCGCAATGATCCGCAGAATGTTTACCGGCTGATCGTGCGCCAGGCTGCGCCGGATTTTTCCCTTGCGGCCTGGGCAGTTCACATGACGCTCCGCAACGGTGACCGCGCGGCCTTGTCCAAGCCTGCGGCTTTGCGGCAGGGGGATGCGCGCGCCTTTGAAGTCGTCGTGCAGCGTCGCGACGGTTTCGATGGCGACATTGACATCCACATGGAGGACCTTCCCCAAGGGGTGAAAGCCGCAGGCCTCAAGATCGCCAAGGGTAAAACCTATGGACATCTCATCATCTACGCGGACGAGGATGCACCTCGCGGATTCTCCCTGGCCAGGCTCATGGGCAAGGCGGTGATTGACGGCAAGGAAGTCACAAGGCCGGTCCGTGTGGCCAGCATGGAATGGCCTGTGATCAATGCCAAGGCGGAGATCCCGGCCCCACGTCTGATGTGCGATCTGCCGGTGTCCGTCACCGATTCTGAACAGGCACCCGTGACCATCGCCACGGCCGAGCAAAAGGTGTTTGAAGCCAAGGTGGGCGAGGTGCTGACGGTTCCCCTGAAGCTGACCTGGCGGAATGATTTCAACGGCACCTCCATCAAAATAAAAGCCTATGGAGAGGGTTTCAGTGCTTTGAAGGATGTCGAGATCCCCATCAAAGCGGCGACGCATGATCTCAAGCTGGACCTGGCGGCGATGAAGATTGCCCCTGGGGAATACACCTTCGTTTTGCAGAGCCTGGGCATCTGCAAATACCGCTACAATCCCGGTGCGGTGCCCCTGGCCGAGGCTGAGCAGAAGAAGGCCGCCGATGCACTGGCTGCAGCCGCGGCGGAAGCCAAAGCCCTGGCTGCGACGGATGTGGAAGCCGCGAAAAAGGCCGCTGAAAAACAAAAGCAGGCGGAAGCCGCAATGACCGCCGCCACCCGCAAGATGACCTCCGTTTCCAAATCCGCGAATCCGGCGGATACGGTGGAGATCATCATCTCCCAACCGATCCACGTGAGTGTGAAACCGGGAACCCCCACCACCGCTGGCAAGTGA
- a CDS encoding c-type cytochrome domain-containing protein, with protein MKPSALIALLCSTSAVQSADLEFYQDVYPFLKTNCISCHNKTTAKAGLNMETPELMIKGGDSGPSLIPGKSEESLIVLASTHKKEMEMPPVNNKSGAENLSPEEIAILKQWVDEGAKSSVQQVRAVILKNFSTTVDPIYSVAVTQDGRYAACGRSNKIYLYDLATRQLAGQVSDPAEKDGAAHRALVQSLAFSPDGTRLASGSFQEVKIWKLDLTPSVSSSGEAAFTSTPAGDAVLKKITTTGKVSVLTSALSADGKQVVTGCADGTVRVWDAATAKPLMELRGTIESVKKTAELDRIIAAQTLEQTFYKSELTRYAAQDKALDVLLGKAKEAIVTMGKVLPEKKKAVPPTTEAKIAAQKKVDELSAQFAKAKDAALEKELKAEQDKLITATTAEMSALAAVSAAENNIKDAEDDVKRITASKADNAKSVASANAAIAAAKATQDKATADVTTLKLAMTKVASKPVAVGFSADGHRVASLFEDGAMRVWATASGTPIEESRNPASTTTTLAATADGSFVATTASTLRVGSPPRWTLEKKIAPKGLFADRLNAVTFSPDGKTLATGGGQPSRSGDIILLDVATGKATKTWNEVHSDSVLCLDFSPDGKLLASGAADKIARVMEVTSGKQVNLLEGHTHYVTGIAFRSDGRVLATAGAEGSVVTWNMLMGERKKKIEGWSNEVTSLEFIGATNQIVTSAGDNRIRIVTDEGAEVRSMANLPDFMQSVASSPNGSVIIGGGEDSQLRLWDAAGKELAAFGEKPSPPGTR; from the coding sequence ATGAAACCTAGCGCCCTCATTGCCCTCCTTTGCAGCACGAGTGCCGTCCAGTCGGCTGACCTCGAATTCTACCAGGATGTGTATCCCTTTCTGAAGACGAACTGCATCTCCTGCCACAACAAGACGACCGCAAAAGCGGGCCTCAACATGGAGACGCCGGAGCTCATGATCAAAGGCGGCGACTCCGGGCCGTCCCTCATTCCGGGCAAGAGTGAAGAGAGCCTCATCGTGCTGGCTTCCACGCATAAGAAGGAGATGGAGATGCCGCCGGTTAACAACAAGTCTGGCGCGGAAAATCTGAGCCCGGAAGAGATCGCGATCCTGAAGCAGTGGGTGGATGAAGGTGCCAAAAGCTCCGTCCAGCAGGTGCGTGCGGTGATACTGAAAAACTTCTCCACCACGGTGGACCCGATCTACAGCGTGGCCGTGACCCAGGATGGCCGCTATGCAGCCTGCGGGCGGTCTAACAAAATCTATCTTTATGACCTGGCCACGCGCCAGCTTGCAGGACAGGTGAGCGACCCGGCGGAAAAGGACGGCGCGGCGCATCGTGCATTGGTGCAGTCATTGGCCTTCAGCCCGGACGGCACACGGCTGGCCAGCGGCAGTTTTCAAGAGGTCAAAATCTGGAAACTGGATCTGACGCCTTCTGTATCTTCGTCGGGCGAAGCCGCTTTCACGTCAACTCCTGCGGGCGATGCAGTTCTCAAAAAAATCACCACCACAGGCAAGGTATCCGTTTTGACCAGCGCCCTCTCTGCGGATGGCAAGCAAGTGGTCACCGGCTGTGCAGATGGCACCGTGCGGGTGTGGGACGCTGCCACGGCCAAGCCCCTGATGGAACTGCGAGGCACGATAGAATCAGTCAAGAAGACAGCGGAGCTGGATCGCATCATCGCCGCCCAGACCCTGGAGCAGACCTTTTATAAAAGCGAACTCACCCGCTATGCCGCGCAAGACAAAGCGCTGGATGTGCTGCTGGGGAAAGCCAAAGAGGCCATCGTGACCATGGGCAAAGTCCTGCCGGAAAAGAAGAAAGCGGTCCCGCCAACCACAGAGGCCAAGATCGCTGCCCAGAAAAAGGTGGATGAACTGAGCGCTCAATTTGCCAAGGCCAAAGACGCGGCGCTGGAGAAAGAACTGAAGGCTGAACAGGACAAACTCATCACGGCCACCACGGCTGAGATGTCCGCCCTGGCAGCGGTCTCGGCGGCGGAGAATAACATCAAGGATGCCGAAGATGATGTGAAGCGCATCACAGCTTCCAAAGCTGATAACGCCAAAAGCGTGGCCTCAGCGAATGCAGCGATAGCCGCCGCCAAAGCCACTCAGGACAAGGCCACGGCTGACGTGACCACTTTAAAACTGGCGATGACAAAAGTTGCCTCAAAGCCTGTTGCGGTCGGCTTTTCCGCCGATGGGCATCGCGTGGCCTCTTTGTTTGAAGACGGGGCCATGCGTGTCTGGGCGACTGCCAGCGGCACCCCGATTGAAGAGAGCCGCAACCCTGCCAGCACAACGACCACGCTCGCGGCCACCGCCGATGGCAGCTTTGTCGCAACAACAGCTTCCACCCTGAGAGTCGGCAGCCCTCCGCGCTGGACCTTGGAGAAAAAGATCGCTCCCAAAGGCCTCTTCGCTGACCGCCTGAATGCCGTGACTTTCAGCCCGGATGGCAAGACGCTCGCCACCGGCGGCGGCCAGCCCTCCCGCTCGGGCGACATCATCCTGCTGGATGTGGCCACAGGCAAAGCCACGAAGACCTGGAATGAAGTACACAGTGACAGCGTGCTGTGCCTGGATTTCTCCCCGGACGGCAAGCTCCTGGCCTCGGGTGCGGCGGACAAGATCGCCCGCGTCATGGAAGTCACCTCAGGCAAGCAGGTTAATCTTTTGGAAGGCCATACCCACTATGTCACGGGCATCGCCTTCCGCAGCGATGGCCGCGTGCTGGCGACTGCGGGAGCGGAGGGTAGCGTGGTGACCTGGAACATGCTCATGGGCGAGCGGAAAAAGAAAATCGAAGGCTGGTCAAATGAGGTCACTTCCTTGGAGTTCATCGGCGCCACGAATCAGATCGTCACCAGCGCAGGTGACAACCGCATCCGCATCGTCACGGATGAAGGCGCCGAAGTGCGCTCCATGGCCAATCTGCCAGACTTTATGCAGTCCGTGGCCAGCTCTCCCAATGGCAGTGTCATCATTGGCGGCGGCGAGGACAGCCAGCTTCGCCTGTGGGATGCGGCGGGCAAGGAATTGGCCGCCTTTGGCGAAAAGCCGTCTCCGCCCGGAACCCGATAA
- a CDS encoding DUF1501 domain-containing protein, translating to MSSIIPPPSIMRCAGPMSRRGFMQFGLTGMAALSWPGLMKLRAENAAKPKSERKSIIMVWLPGGLSHIDTYDPKPDASSEYRGPFKTISTKVPGTRFTELLPLSARIADKFTVLRSMHQTAGGHPAGTMQMFSGDKDTRDKPKPRLPDWMSVAHYLRAKEGGRSNPLPNYIGVPAVSPEYSSPAYLGDAFAPFAVSDDPNRPNFQVPNIGLENEAEVRRLSDRIALRRSLDRMERVFDKEGELGALDEFEAQAATLLTNPQTRDAFDLSKEEPATRDRYGRHRWGQQLLLARRLVEAGVEIVTSNLNGPLCGRVNNWDDHAVNQHQFEALRFRMPTYDQCVSALIEDIYARGLDKKVLVVVTGEFGRTPKISFDRSTGAGNASGPTGTLQPGRDHWPRAFSNIWAGGGIQTGAVIGATDKRGEDVIERPCSASDFLATIYHHLGIDYQKVTIEDLNGRPTHIVENGRAIAELLS from the coding sequence ATGTCTTCCATCATCCCGCCACCTTCGATCATGCGATGCGCAGGTCCCATGTCACGCCGCGGCTTCATGCAGTTCGGCCTGACAGGCATGGCCGCGCTGAGCTGGCCCGGATTGATGAAACTGCGTGCGGAAAATGCCGCGAAGCCAAAGTCTGAGCGCAAGTCCATCATCATGGTGTGGCTGCCGGGGGGCCTGTCTCACATTGACACTTACGATCCAAAGCCCGACGCGAGCAGCGAGTATCGCGGGCCGTTCAAGACCATTAGCACCAAGGTGCCCGGCACACGTTTCACCGAGCTGCTGCCGCTGAGCGCCCGCATCGCCGATAAGTTCACCGTCCTGCGCTCCATGCACCAGACCGCCGGCGGCCACCCGGCCGGCACCATGCAGATGTTTTCCGGCGACAAAGACACCCGCGACAAACCGAAACCCCGCCTGCCGGACTGGATGTCCGTGGCGCATTACCTGCGCGCCAAAGAAGGCGGGCGTTCCAATCCCCTGCCAAATTACATCGGTGTGCCGGCGGTCTCCCCGGAGTACTCCAGCCCGGCGTATCTGGGAGATGCGTTTGCCCCTTTTGCCGTCAGTGACGACCCGAACCGTCCTAACTTCCAGGTACCCAACATCGGCCTGGAAAACGAAGCCGAAGTCCGCCGCCTGAGCGACCGTATTGCCCTGCGCCGCAGTCTGGACCGCATGGAGCGTGTCTTTGACAAGGAAGGCGAGCTGGGCGCGCTGGATGAATTCGAAGCCCAGGCCGCCACCCTGCTGACCAATCCGCAAACCCGCGACGCCTTTGACCTGAGCAAGGAGGAGCCCGCCACCCGTGACCGTTATGGCCGCCATCGCTGGGGCCAGCAGCTCCTGCTCGCACGTCGCCTCGTGGAAGCCGGGGTGGAGATCGTGACCAGCAATTTAAACGGCCCTCTCTGTGGCCGCGTGAACAACTGGGATGACCATGCGGTGAACCAGCATCAGTTTGAAGCCCTGCGCTTCCGCATGCCCACCTATGACCAGTGCGTCTCCGCCCTGATCGAGGACATCTACGCCCGGGGCCTGGATAAAAAAGTGCTCGTCGTCGTCACCGGTGAATTTGGCCGCACGCCGAAGATCAGCTTCGACCGCAGCACCGGTGCCGGCAATGCCAGCGGCCCGACAGGAACGCTGCAACCCGGTCGTGACCACTGGCCGCGCGCTTTCTCCAACATCTGGGCCGGCGGCGGCATCCAGACCGGCGCGGTGATCGGCGCGACTGACAAGCGCGGCGAGGATGTCATCGAGCGGCCTTGCAGCGCCAGCGACTTCCTGGCCACCATCTATCATCACCTCGGCATCGATTATCAAAAAGTCACTATCGAGGACCTGAACGGCCGCCCCACCCACATCGTGGAAAACGGTCGCGCGATTGCCGAGCTGCTTTCATAG
- a CDS encoding ATP-binding cassette domain-containing protein, translated as MALLRVENLQVHFPLRTGWLGRREVVKAVDGVSFQVQEGKTLGLVGESGSGKSTVSRALLKLIQPTHGTAHYRDQEIFSLPEPAFRPLRKEMQMIFQDPIGSLNPRMTIESILAEPLTIHFKDMTRQQRRDVSAALLHRVGLPVDSLQRYPHEFSGGQRQRIGIARALAVQPKFLICDEPVSALDVSVQASVLNLLKDLQDEFKLTYLFIAHDLAVVRHMSDDIIVMNRGQIVESGPADDLCERPQHEYTRKLLASIPG; from the coding sequence ATGGCCCTCCTCCGAGTTGAAAACCTGCAAGTCCACTTCCCCCTCCGCACCGGCTGGTTAGGCCGCCGGGAGGTCGTGAAGGCCGTGGATGGCGTCAGTTTCCAGGTGCAGGAGGGCAAGACCCTCGGCCTCGTCGGCGAAAGCGGCAGCGGCAAGTCCACCGTCTCCCGCGCCCTGCTGAAGCTCATCCAGCCCACCCACGGCACCGCCCACTACCGCGACCAGGAGATCTTCTCCCTGCCCGAGCCCGCTTTCCGCCCCCTGCGCAAAGAAATGCAGATGATCTTTCAGGACCCTATCGGCTCCCTGAATCCCCGGATGACCATCGAGTCCATCCTTGCGGAACCTCTCACCATCCACTTCAAGGACATGACCCGCCAGCAGCGCCGGGACGTCTCCGCCGCCCTCCTCCACCGCGTCGGCCTGCCCGTGGATTCCCTCCAGCGTTACCCGCACGAGTTCAGCGGCGGCCAGCGCCAGCGCATCGGCATCGCCCGCGCCCTCGCCGTCCAGCCCAAATTCCTCATCTGCGACGAGCCTGTCAGCGCCCTCGATGTCAGCGTCCAGGCCAGCGTCCTCAATCTCCTCAAAGACCTCCAGGACGAGTTCAAGCTCACCTACCTCTTCATCGCCCATGACCTCGCCGTCGTCCGCCACATGAGTGATGACATCATCGTCATGAACCGGGGCCAGATCGTCGAAAGCGGCCCTGCCGATGACCTTTGCGAGCGCCCCCAGCACGAATACACCCGCAAGCTCCTCGCCTCCATCCCCGGCTGA
- a CDS encoding FtsW/RodA/SpoVE family cell cycle protein: MTPLFKKFLGINWILILTMFGLLAFGVYAIYNASYFRDDSGVLSLHTKWKDQMRWVGLGVPFLLAASLIDYKWIRWACIPMYLAGIGGLVYLELYGIEVKGNKAWIFIAGQSIQPSQFAIMAGIVTLAVVFGELPRIWPVFRRPWLRILVAGIVAGVPAAMVIKEDLGSGLVWAPVFLSMMLVGSIPFRYLITLVLSALCVIPILYFFILKPYQQARIDTTWYMITNQMDKVDTRGDGWVPTYVQMAVASAGFEGKGPLSVKVPDQASIHRQFFPQTEAHSDFIFGVICEEFGFRGALLLLSGIALLLIQGIFMAFYSRDQVGRLLVVGVVTMFFAHTFQNAGMNLGMLPVIGLPMPFISYGGTFMIVTLFLVGMMQSVWVHRNISPVLKRKTSSGREIRDDDD, encoded by the coding sequence ATGACCCCGCTTTTCAAAAAATTCCTCGGCATCAACTGGATCCTCATCCTTACCATGTTCGGCCTCCTCGCCTTCGGTGTGTATGCCATTTATAACGCCTCTTATTTCCGCGATGATTCCGGCGTCCTCAGCCTCCACACCAAGTGGAAGGACCAGATGCGCTGGGTCGGCCTCGGTGTCCCTTTCCTCCTCGCCGCCTCCCTCATTGATTACAAATGGATCCGCTGGGCCTGCATCCCCATGTACCTCGCCGGCATAGGCGGCCTCGTGTATCTGGAGCTTTACGGCATTGAGGTCAAAGGCAACAAAGCCTGGATCTTCATCGCCGGCCAGTCCATCCAGCCCTCCCAGTTTGCCATCATGGCCGGCATCGTCACCCTCGCTGTTGTTTTTGGGGAGCTCCCCCGCATCTGGCCGGTCTTCCGCCGCCCCTGGCTTCGCATCCTCGTCGCTGGTATCGTCGCCGGCGTCCCCGCCGCCATGGTCATCAAGGAAGACCTGGGCTCAGGCCTCGTCTGGGCACCCGTCTTCCTCTCCATGATGCTCGTCGGCAGCATCCCCTTCCGTTACCTCATCACGCTTGTCCTCAGCGCCCTCTGCGTCATCCCCATCCTCTACTTCTTCATCCTCAAACCCTACCAGCAGGCCCGTATTGACACCACCTGGTACATGATCACCAACCAGATGGACAAGGTGGACACCCGTGGCGACGGCTGGGTCCCCACCTATGTGCAGATGGCCGTTGCCTCCGCCGGATTTGAAGGCAAAGGCCCCCTCTCCGTCAAAGTCCCCGACCAGGCCAGCATCCACCGCCAGTTCTTCCCCCAAACAGAAGCCCACAGCGACTTCATCTTCGGCGTCATTTGTGAGGAATTCGGCTTCCGGGGTGCCCTCCTCCTCCTCTCCGGCATCGCCCTCCTCCTCATCCAGGGCATCTTCATGGCCTTTTATTCCCGCGACCAGGTGGGCCGCCTCCTCGTCGTCGGCGTCGTCACCATGTTCTTCGCCCACACCTTTCAGAATGCCGGCATGAACCTCGGCATGCTCCCCGTCATCGGCCTGCCCATGCCCTTCATCAGCTACGGCGGCACCTTCATGATTGTCACCCTCTTCCTCGTCGGCATGATGCAGAGCGTCTGGGTCCACCGCAACATCTCCCCCGTCCTCAAACGCAAAACCTCCTCCGGCCGCGAGATCCGCGACGACGACGATTGA
- a CDS encoding cob(I)yrinic acid a,c-diamide adenosyltransferase, with the protein MSIATRRGDQGETDLLFGQRLLKSHPRVHALGAVDELNAALGPLRITALKPETREIVVRVQPLLITLMGELATPPGMEARYAATHTPFTADHTTWLDECVATLEAGGALQFKGWALPGEAGVLSAAHADLARTACRRAERHLVDLTSTPQELPNPEPLRFLNRLADVLWLLARWEEK; encoded by the coding sequence ATGTCTATAGCCACCCGCCGCGGCGACCAGGGGGAGACCGACCTCCTCTTCGGCCAGCGCCTCCTCAAATCCCACCCCCGAGTCCACGCCCTTGGTGCCGTGGATGAGCTCAACGCCGCGCTCGGCCCCCTCCGCATCACCGCGTTGAAACCGGAAACCCGCGAAATCGTCGTCCGCGTCCAGCCCCTCCTCATCACCCTCATGGGGGAGCTCGCCACCCCGCCCGGCATGGAGGCCCGCTACGCCGCCACCCACACCCCTTTCACAGCTGACCACACCACCTGGCTGGATGAATGCGTCGCCACCCTGGAGGCCGGCGGTGCCCTCCAGTTCAAAGGCTGGGCCCTCCCTGGCGAGGCCGGCGTCCTCAGCGCCGCCCATGCCGACCTTGCCCGCACCGCCTGCCGCCGTGCCGAGCGCCACCTCGTAGACCTCACCTCCACCCCCCAGGAGCTCCCCAACCCCGAGCCCCTCCGCTTCCTCAACCGCCTCGCCGACGTCCTCTGGCTCCTCGCCCGCTGGGAGGAGAAATGA
- a CDS encoding VOC family protein: MIKVTEFAFTGYSVTDMDRARTFYEKVLNLKIASTFGEDPEKPDWVEYEVGPHVLALCVGGDMWKPSKDGGGVALEVEDFEASVQWLRENNVNIYFGPYESPVCHMVLVADPDGNSICIHKRKPGHG, encoded by the coding sequence ATGATCAAAGTCACTGAATTTGCTTTTACCGGATACAGCGTCACAGACATGGACCGGGCGCGCACGTTTTATGAAAAGGTGCTGAACCTGAAGATTGCTTCGACGTTTGGCGAGGATCCGGAAAAGCCGGACTGGGTGGAGTATGAGGTGGGGCCGCATGTGCTGGCCCTATGCGTCGGTGGGGATATGTGGAAGCCTAGCAAGGACGGTGGCGGCGTGGCCCTGGAGGTGGAGGACTTTGAAGCGTCCGTGCAGTGGCTGCGTGAGAACAACGTGAACATCTACTTTGGTCCTTATGAATCCCCTGTGTGCCACATGGTGCTCGTTGCCGATCCCGATGGGAATTCAATCTGCATCCACAAGCGCAAGCCGGGGCATGGGTGA
- a CDS encoding response regulator transcription factor, producing the protein MSTALIIDDETQMRRLLRMVLESHDYKVCEAADGPLGLNEAALQRPDVVLLDLGLPGMAGTEVLKRLREWSDVPVLILSVRDQEAVKVEALEAGADDYVTKPFGTGELLARLKVIQRRRFTRQSPQIIAGPLTLDLLHHEVTLNDVPLKLTPTEFTLLKVLAEHAGRILTQGQITRQVWAGQFTDSSEGLRVHINHLRKKLGEAGPRIVNEPGIGYRLEAE; encoded by the coding sequence ATGAGCACCGCTCTGATCATTGATGACGAAACCCAGATGCGCCGCCTGCTGCGCATGGTGCTGGAATCTCACGACTACAAAGTCTGCGAAGCGGCAGACGGTCCGCTGGGGCTGAACGAGGCCGCGCTGCAACGTCCAGACGTGGTACTGCTGGATCTAGGCCTGCCGGGCATGGCCGGCACGGAAGTGCTGAAAAGGCTGCGCGAATGGAGCGATGTACCCGTGCTGATCCTGAGTGTGCGCGACCAGGAGGCGGTGAAAGTGGAAGCGCTGGAGGCCGGGGCGGATGACTATGTGACTAAACCCTTTGGCACCGGGGAACTGCTGGCACGGCTGAAGGTCATCCAGCGCCGCCGTTTCACCCGCCAGAGCCCGCAGATCATTGCCGGGCCGCTGACGCTGGATCTGCTGCACCATGAGGTGACGCTGAATGATGTGCCGTTGAAGCTGACGCCCACGGAATTCACCCTGCTAAAGGTACTGGCTGAGCATGCCGGGCGTATCCTCACGCAGGGCCAGATCACCCGTCAGGTGTGGGCCGGGCAGTTCACTGATTCCAGTGAGGGACTGCGCGTACATATCAACCACCTGCGCAAGAAACTGGGTGAGGCCGGGCCGCGAATCGTGAATGAACCTGGTATAGGCTACCGGCTTGAGGCGGAGTGA